A window of the Lolium perenne isolate Kyuss_39 chromosome 7, Kyuss_2.0, whole genome shotgun sequence genome harbors these coding sequences:
- the LOC127312436 gene encoding probable xyloglucan endotransglucosylase/hydrolase protein 23, with the protein MARMAVSVLAILLASCAVAAAASFDKEFDITWGDGRGKILNNGQLLTLGLDKTSGSGFQSKHEYLFGKIDMQLKLVAGNSAGTVTAYYLSSMGATHDEIDFEFLGNETGQPYTLHTNVFTQGQGQREQQFRLWFDPTKDFHTYSILWNPKHIILMVDDMPIRDFRNLEGKGIAFPKNQPMRLYSSLWNADDWATQGGRVKTDWSHAPFSASYRAFKADACVVVAGGRTRCGASIGKEAAPGGTAGAGAGEWYNQELDLTRQQRMRWVQSNYMIYNYCTDPKRVAQGLPAECSM; encoded by the exons ATGGCTCGCATGGCCGTGTCGGTGCTGGCGATCCTGCTGGCGTCTTGTGCCGTTGCGGCGGCGGCAAGCTTCGACAAGGAGTTCGACATCACGTGGGGCGACGGCCGCGGCAAGATCCTGAACAATGGGCAGCTCCTGACGCTGGGGCTGGACAAGACCTCCGGCTCCGGGTTCCAGTCCAAGCACGAATACCTCTTTGGCAAGATCGACATGCAGCTCAAGCTCGTCGCCGGCAACTCCGCCGGCACCGTCACCGCCTACTAC CTGTCGTCGATGGGGGCGACGCACGACGAGATCGACTTCGAGTTCCTGGGCAACGAGACCGGCCAGCCGTACACGCTGCACACCAACGTGTTCACGCAGGGACAGGGGCAGAGGGAGCAGCAGTTCCGCCTCTGGTTCGATCCCACCAAGGACTTCCACACATACTCCATCCTCTGGAATCCCAAGCACATCAT CTTGATGGTGGACGACATGCCGATCAGGGACTTCAGGAACCTGGAGGGGAAGGGGATCGCCTTCCCCAAGAACCAGCCCATGCGCCTCTACTCCAGCCTCTGGAACGCCGACGACTGGGCCACGCAGGGCGGCCGCGTCAAGACGGACTGGTCCCACGCCCCCTTCTCCGCCTCCTACCGCGCCTTCAAGGCCGACGCCTGCGTCGTCGTCGCCGGTGGCCGCACGCGCTGCGGCGCCTCCATCGGCAAGGAAGCCGCCCCAGGCGGTACCGCCGGTGCCGGGGCCGGCGAGTGGTACAACCAGGAACTGGACCTGACGCGGCAGCAGCGCATGCGGTGGGTGCAGAGCAACTACATGATCTACAACTACTGCACCGACCCCAAGCGCGTCGCCCAGGGCCTCCCCGCCGAGTGCTCCATGTAG